TGAGTTCTTGATTATGCAATGCTTTCCATctcccatttttttcttttacaatgtTCTGTGTGTAACCTGCTATATTGTGTCCATACAGGAAGCTCTCACTTTCGACCGCTTTCGTGGAATGTTCGGATAAAAATTGCTCTTGACGCTGCCAGGGGACTTGCATTTCTTCACAACAGTGACGCGAAAGTCATATATCGCGACTTCAAGACATCTAATATTCTTCTTGATGCAGTAAGCTCTTACAGAagaatttttcaatgaattttcATAGTAACTTGCAGTTGTTCGTAAAATCTGACCATCTTTTTACTCAAATTCGACAGAACTACGACGCAAAGCTTTCTGATTTTGGATTAGCTAGAGATGGGCCAATTGGAGATCAAAGCCATGTCTCTACCAAAATCATGGGAACTCATGGATATGCAGCTCCTGAATACTTAGCCACAGGTTCTTATAATTCTCTGTTTCTCTCTTGACTTTCTAAAAGACTGATTGATTGGTTTCCTCTCATGAAAATAAAAGGTATGTTAATTGGTATTTGAAGGGTAGATTAGTAATTAGTTAAATAGTTTGGTGGGAAAGTTAGGTTGTAAATACCAGTAGGGAAGGAGGTTGACAGTCAATATTTTGGAGCATGAATTAGGACTTGAGAGTATCTAAATTTATGGAGGGTTCAGGTACCTCAAACACTTGGTTTATCTTGAATTTTCCTTgtcttttatatttcaatatattcGGGTTCTATCAGAAATGTCATACTTCATTATTCTAACTTACATCCTTTCTTTGGAAAAGGTCATCTCACGGCGAAGAGCGATGTATACAGTTTCGGAGTAGTTTTTCTCGAACTGCTTTCAGGGCGACGAGCCATAGACAAGAATCGACCAACGGGGGAACATAACTTGGTCGATTGGGCAAAACCATATCTAGTAAATAAGCACAAAATCCGTCGCATCATGGACAATAGACTTGAGGGCCACTATGCTTTGGGACAAGCACAAAGGGCAGCAAACCTTGCATTTCTGTGCCTAGCTACAGATCCCAAGTACAGACCCAGTATGAATGAGGTTGTAACAATATTGGAGCAGCTTCAGAAACCATCTGAGGTCTTGAGAAGTGAAAGAGAAGGTCATAATGGTCATTCAAATGGAGcaacaaaaaatatatgaagataCTCTGCTGCAATAGGCAAACTTGTGAAATGTACAGCTGCTTTGATCAAATGTATTTAAACCCAATTCCCAAATTTCATATCTTTGCTTTCATCTTGTTTACTATGCTTGCTTTTATGTAACACACCATCTATTATGATATTGTCCATATTTTTGtcagatataaatagaattcaTGGAGTACCAAATTAgaaagtatatattatataatatcaaATCATACTTTACTATCATCAAAAACAGGGATTTATCTCTCTAAATATTATTAACAACTAACCCAGCAAAATCAGGTGAACTAGATGAATATtgtagtttaaaaaaataataataagtagtTGGTAAATAAGAGTTGGTTTGAAACTAATTAGTTCTTACTCCTCATTAAGCATTTCAgagttttttcttaaattaaattctggttaggtaaccatttgatttttgaaatttttgtttgttttcttctaatttcttaCCCAAGGTTCTCATATTTCTTatgtaaacatttgaattcttatccaattttcagaaacaaaatcaagttttttgaaaactacGGCCTCGTTtggtaaatattttattttttttttccttctagaaTTCAGTCTatactttctcattttcttaccATGGTTTGCATAATTCATAAGTActatagttgaattcttaaccaaaatctaaaaacaaaaactactatttaaaaactacttttgtttagttttcaaattttggtttagtttttaaaaacatggtataaagtagataacaaaaccaAAAACCTAGTGGAAGGAGTACttgtagacttaattttcaaaaactaaaaaccaaaaatcaaaaccccggttggtaaccatttcgttttttgtttttactttttaaaaattaagcatatttcttTCTATTCTTTACAATTATTTACATCTTtattacaatggttgaattcttaaccaaattaaaaaacaaaaactttttttagttttcaaattttggcttgattttttaaatcattgataaaaagtagataattaaAGAAAGGTAGAAGTAAGGTttacatgcttaattttcaaaaacaaaaactaaaaaccaagtAGTTACCAAATGGGACCCAAATTGTTACAAGTGGCGCTACATTGTCTTTTTATCAAAAACTCTCCAAATTTAGCTAAATATTTAGTTACCTAAAAGTGAAGTGGCAAAATCTGGGTCTAATTCAAGTGATAGAAAATTGGGCTTACTTGAGCCCATTATCCCCACATTGGGTATAAGCCCAAGCTGATTACATCCAACACATTGTAAGCATATGCTGATCTATTTGAAGCTCATCTCTTTTGAGGTTCTCTCTTATTAATCTAGTTGTATTTGAATGCAATTAGCCCAATTTCATGTTCAAGCAATAATACTCACATCCTTTTCTTCCCCCTTACAAAAACTTTGCAACATCTATCTTTTATATCAACTTCTATATATGACACTCCATTCTATTTTggtatttcatttattttggcATATTTTTTCCCTACAATAAAAGTACAATAAGTGAGAGTATGGAGATATGAACCTTTAGCCTTGGAGGAAAAAATATGTGCCAGTTACTATTGAACTATGTTCACCTTGAATGAGAAATTGAATCTTCGCTCTTAAACAGTATTAGGTTTAACAAATCTAATAAATAGTCCTCTTGATTGGGTGGTAGACACTCCAATCTTTGGATAACTTTAAGTTTGTGTTATGGTTATGACAAAGGAAATCAACAAgcaaagaaagagagagaaacttaAGAGTAAAGATCGACACATAAAATTATGTGGTTCACGATAAAGTGTTAGTTACACCCATGGACAAAGAGAGAGAATAGTgttattattagagagaaataacatataatatagATGTGGAGGTGTCTGTAAGGCCACAAATTATCTATACTTACAAAATGAGGGGTAAAAAAGGAAATGAACTAAATAACCAATGATGACAGGGAAAAGAAAGTGGGAGTGAAAGGAGGAGGGGACCACGAGGTAGTTATAAGGGGCAGGGATCGTACTGAGAAGGCAGGAAAAGAATTAGCTGAAAGTTAGTAGGCTTTTGGTGAGGTGAGAAGTGTCTAACTCTCTCTAAGGTGCTAGGGGAGacctttgtttgtatttctTCTTTTAGAGCAGCAGAGGAGGCATATTTTGAGGTGAGTGTTGATGTATTTTGGGAAAGATTGGTAGGGAGGGACGATTGAATTTTTTGAGAGGTCAAGGAAGAAATTGTCTGATAAATAAAGAGCAAGGGATCTTGGtacttcattcttcttcttcttcttctttctgttTCTAGTGTGGTGATTGTTGTTTTCTATTTGCAGGGTACGAAGAACttacaagtggtatcagagtcgTTTCATCCTGGGGCGTACGCACACGATGGCTCATAAACAAATCGAGGATAGGTTGGAAAAGAACGAGAGGGAGGTCTCTGAGATGAAGGAGATGCTGCTGGGACTTTGCAAGAATATCGAGAAGCTGACAGAAGAGATGAGAGAAAGTAATGCAGCTCGAAAAGCTAAAGAGTCGGGTGCATCTGATGGTCGGAGGATGAAAATGAAGGGAAAAGATGATGAAACCGATTCAACCCCCAGCAATGGAGGAGGGGGATCCGATAAAAGCAAATACAAAAGGTTAGAGATATCTGTTTTCGCTGGAAAGAACCCGGAATCGTGGGTGTACAAGGCAGAGCACTACTTCGAAATCCATGAGTTATCCGATCAGGAGAAAGTGAAGGTCGCGATTATTAGTTTCGGGCCGGAGGAAGTCGACTGGTTCCAATGGAGCCACAACCGGAGACCCATCAACACGTAGGAGGAGTTGAAAAGAAGGATGTTCGAATACTACAGACCTACCGGAGAAGGGAGTTTAGGCGTGAGGCTGCTAAGAATAAAGCAAGAGGGTTCCTATTCGAATTACGTGAAGAAGTTTGTCACCTATTCGGCACCCCTACCTGACCTGGCCGAAGAAGTTCTCAAGGATGCCTTCGTAAATGGGCTGGAACCAACGTTGAGGGCCGAAGTCATCAGAAGAAAGTCGATTACACTGGAGGAATGTATGCACGAAGCCCAGCTGGTGAGCGACCGCAATGTAACCCTGAAGTTAGCCTTAGCGGATCTGGGGGTTGTTGGGCCTGGCAAAAAAGAAGCCCATGTGAAGGAGAGCTTGACGATGAAGAGCGGGAAAACCTTGGATATGCAGGGGACCAACGGATCACCTTGCTTGTGAAAAACAACTTCGTGAAGAAGAAGCCACCCATGAAACGTCTCTCTGATAGTGAGTTCTGAGAATGGCTGGACAAGAGACTCTGTTTCCGGTGTAATAAGAAATATAGTCTAGGGCACCGATGCAAGACGAAGGAGAATCAAGAGTTGATGTTGTTTATCACCAatgaaagagaagaaacaaCCAGAGAAAAGGAAGAAGGGGAGGAACTACGGGAAGAAGAAGAGCTGGAAACAGAGGAAACAGCCGAAATAGACTTGAGATCAATGTATGGCCTATCAGCCCAGGTACAATGAAGCTGAGAGGAAAGATGAGGGGAAAATAAGTAATGGTGTTGATTGACTGTGGAGCCACGCACAATTTTGTGCACAAAAAGTTAGTAGACGAGCTGGAATTACCAATGAATAAGAAGAGCTTCTCAGTGGTGGTCGGGAATGGAGTGGCTATAAGAGGGGAAGGGGTATGCAAAGCAGCTGAATTGAGGCTACCCAACCTGAATATTAAGGTCGATTTCTTGGCAATCGATTTGGGGCAGATGGATTGGTACTAGGGTTGCCCTGGTTATGCACGACTGGGTTTATGGGAGTGCATTGGCCATCACTGACCATGTCGTTTTTGGCAGGGGATTCACAGGTCATATTGAAGGGTGATTCATCTCTAACCAAGGCAGAAGTCTCCTTCAAGGTGCTTATAACATCCTGTGGAGAGGAAGACCAAGGATTTCTGGTGGagttttagaactatcaatgcgatagtgaagaaagaaatgaaggaaATGAAGAAATCGAAGAGTCAGGGGAATTACCAGTCATGATCCGAGCCCTGCTCGAGGAGAATAAGGATATATTTGAAGAGTTAACAACACTCCCACCAAAGAGAGCTATGGACCATTGCATTTTTATGAGTGCGAACCAGAAACCAATCAATATGAGACCATACAAGTACGACCACAACCAAAAAGAAGAGATTGTGAAGCTGGTGGAAGAAATGCTCAAAGCTGGAATCATTCGTCCGAGCCACAGTCCATACTCCAGTCTTGTCCTGTtagtgaagaagaaagatggtggATGGAGATTCTGTGTTGATtatcaaaaactaaatcaagCAACGGTGGCCGACAAGTTCCTTATACCGGTATGAGGAGCTGTTAGATGAACTACATGGGTCAGTGGTTTATTCCAAGCTGAATTTTAGGTCGGAGTATCATCAGATCAGAATGAATGAGAAGGACATCGAGAAGACAGCCTTCAGGAATCATGAAGATCACTATGAATTCCTTGTTATGCCGTTCGGACTCACAAATACTCCAGCCACCTTCCAGTCCTCAATGAACCAGGTTTTTCGACCGTTCCTTCGTAAGtttgtacttgttttttttaCGATATATTAGTGTACAGTCCTGACATCTCAACACATGAGACACATTTGGGAGTGGTGTTCAATGTCCTCAGAGACCATAAGTTGTTTGCAAACCAGAAGAAATGTACCTTTTGCCAATCGCAGGTCCAATACTTAGGCCACTGGATATCAGCTCAAGGAGTAGAAGTCAATGATGGGAAGGTCAAAGTCATGAGGGAAGTGGCCGCAACCATAAAATGTTTATGAATTAAGGGGATTTTTTGTGCTCACAGGGTATTATAGGCGATTTGTTCAGGGATATGGGAACATCGCAACCCCACTTACCAAACTGCTTCAGAAGAATGCTTTCAAATGGGATGAAGAAGCCAGTCAAGCCTTTACAAATTTGAAGCAAGCTATGGTGACAACCCCAGTCATAGCTCTCCTAGACTTCTCAAAAGGGTTTATGATAGAAACGGATGCATCAGGAATGGGTTTAGGGGCTTTCTTGTCACAAGAGTCGAAGCCTATATCCTATTTCAGTTAAAAACTGTCAATGAAAGTCGAAGACAAGTCTAtctatgaaaaggaacttaTGACAATTGTCCTAGCAGTACAAAAATGGAGACATTATTTATTAGGAAGCAAATTCACCGTGATCTCAGACCAGAAGGCGTTGAAATTCTTGATAGAGCAACGAGAAGTACAGCTTTAATTCCAACGTTGGCTAACCAAGCTACTTGGATACGACTTTGAGATCCTAAACCAACCAGGGTTACAAAACACAACAGATGCCTTATCAAGGGTGCCGACTCAGATGGAATTGAGGATTATCAGCTCCAACTATTATAGATATTGAAGTGGTATTAAAGGAAGTGGAGGAAGATGAGGAGCTCCAGAAGATCATCACCCTATTAAAGGACAATCCCGAGGGGAAGCCAAAGTATAAATGGCAACACAATAGATTGACTTACAAGGACAGGTTAGCGTTCTCCCAAAGGTCTAGTTTAATTCCCTCACTATTGCATACTTTCCATGACTCGGTGCTAGGAAGGCATTCCGAATTCCTGAGGACCTACAAGAGAATGAGTGGAGAACTATATTGGCAAGGGATGAAATTTGATGTGAAGAAATACGTAGAAGGGTGTGAAATATGCCAAAGGAACAAGTATGAGACTCTTACACCAGCAGGATTACTCCAGCCACTTTCTATTCCATATTTGATTTTGGAGGATTGGAGCAAGGATTTCGTGGAAGGGTTACCAAAAGCCGAAGGTTTTGATGTCATAATGGTTGTAGTAGACCGCTTGAGCAAATATGCGCATTTCACACCTCTCAAACACCCTTTCTCGGCAAAGCAAGTAGCGGATATATTTTTCCAAGAAGTAGTGAGGCACCATGGAGTCCCGTTGTCCATTCTGACCGatagagagaaaattttcttgAGCAACTTTTGGAAGGAGATGTTTACGACTATGGGGACGAAATTAAAAGGAGTACATCATTCCATCCTCAAACGGACGGACAAACGGAGAGGGTGAACCGCTGTTTAGAAACCTATTTACGCTGCTTTTGTAATGAATAGCCAAAGAAATGGAACAAATGGATAGCATGGGCAGAATTGTGGTACAACACGACTTTCCATGTCTCGATCAAGACAACCCCTATCAGGCAGTCTACGGAAGACCCTCACCACCTCTGATCACGTGTGGAGATAGAAGGACCTTCAACAATGTCATGGAACAGCAGTTACAAGAATAGGACTTAGCTCTCAATGCCTTGAAAGAAAACCTGACTATAGCTCAAAACCGGATGAAAAAACAGGCTGATAAACATAGGAGAGAACTGAACTTTGAGATTGGAGAAGAAGTGTACTTGAAATTGGGGCCTTACAGATAGAAATCCTTGGCAAGGAGAAGTGAAAAGGTTGGTAGGGAAGGACGAGAGAATGTTTTGAGAGATCAAGGAAGAAATTGTCTGATAAATAAAGAGCAAGGGATTTTGgttcttcattcttctttttcttcttctttctgttTCTGGTGTGGTGGTTGTTGTTTTCTATTTGTAGGGTACGAAGAGCTTACAGTGTCAAGAGGGTTATAGGGTTTATATATATCACCCCTCTAAAACTTAGGTCCAAAatcttaaataatatataatgcGTAAACAATTTAGGTTTTGGAGGTAGCCTCCACCCGGACACGTCGCCTCTGGATCCTCATGCGTGGTCATTTGAATCGTCAACTAACAAATTCAAGACATTCTAATAGCTCTTGTGATTCTCTCCATGTAGAAAAAATAAGGGGAAATAATTTACATATAATAATTGAtgagaaaaatatgaaatttcaaaattaaaataggaTAGAGTAAGaattaagttttgttttataacagtttggttttttaattttaatattaaaaatgtttattcaAAATTCTTTGATAAGTTCTTGACATTTCTTTACAAAAGTTGTAAGccactattttcctttttaaaggGAAAAGAGATTTGAGAGAATACTtgtgaaattttatttctaaactttgaaacttatttgaaattttcgtttctttatttttctgcttttcttttttaacaacaAAAGGCAAATATGTTGATgactattttctttttacaattttgtaaaaaatagaGAGATGAAGAAATCTTTTAGGAAAAAATATATGGGGATACggaattaataaattagaaacATATAGAcctattttaaagaaaaatgctATGCCTAATCAATTTAGAACTTGTTTGAATTGATTAGAGAAANaatttttttataaaattatctaaaatacattttgaaaatatttcaaaaactattttgagtgcttttaaatgacttatttttaaaatttaaatacccttgaaaaaagaaaataaaatattagagaaAGATATGATAGCAAGAAAATATTAGTCAAacttcattaaataaataaaaacgtggctaagaaaaacaagaaagaaaaaagttatagaaaaagatagaaatttgagagaagagaaagagagagaggtaAAGTGAAGAGTAAaagataatgcataaaagaaatATCGATAAATAAGAAAAGTTGTAGTgagaaaaaatttagagatgtaTTTATTAGAGAGGGAacaaagttgaaaatattttttaaaaaagaaaagtttagaGATAGAATTTTTAGAaagataattaaaaatttttaaagtaaaaataatataaaagacAAACCTTtttgaaagagatgaaaattaTAAAGGCAAGgaaataaaagttatatagagatattttagagagaaaaaaattagaagGTTGAATTTATTGGAGATAGAATCAAACAGGGAAAAAAATAGcacttgaaaaataaatttcaaacaaagaatctattttcaaaactatatatgtgtatatttaaaataaaaattactcaactttaaaaaaaattataaaaacttaGATATCACGTAGTCAAGATTTGAAATATTGATGTGGAGGGAAATATCGAAGTCTTGATTTTAAGGAAATATCGTTATCGATTAAAATTTTAGGAAACTTTAgggaaattaaaggaaattaatagaaattattataattaattaatgaaactttgattGTGGCTGAATTAGATTATTATTGATCGTTTTTAATCATAATTTCTATAAagcaagacaaaaaaaaaatgcatattgTGAAATACATGTGTAAATATTGATGTAAGAgcagaaatttaaaaaagaaatggaaaaataattataaaataatatcaaatattagtaattaattacaaaatcaaTGGACATGAAATGTTTGtatacaaaatattttcttttaaaaaatcaaaaagcAGAAGGAAAATTGGTAAGGggcttttaagttttaaaattaaagaaaaaatagaattatcaaaactaaaatttaaattttttttatcaaaatgaaTATAGCTCAACTGATATATAATAGGTATAAGAATCTATATATGTGAATTATATTAACCTACTTGACAACTactaatttagaaaataacccaaaaatataaaatataaaattggcGTCAACTTTCCGCTTGATTTATAGAATGGTAGGACTTGTTTGGATATGAATGGGCCAAGCATTTTGCAAAAATTCTTAGTttctattttttccattttttctaaAGAATGTGATTCTCTTAGCtccaaatatcaaatatcatataatatctAATGATTCATATAACTAGTACCATCGTATTGAGATGGAGTAATCTTAGAACTAATTAATGTATATAGTTGTATTCAAATATATAGTTCGAATAGAGAGAAATGTATCAaataattctatttaattttataaatattatcaaatactaaatcaattttataataaaaaaatatccttTCTAATAGTGATACTCACAAAACTTTAGGTTCTTATATGAAAGATAAAAACCTATATTCTCTAAAATCGTACAAAAATCTTTAGTCTCCATTTATTACTTTGAACGTTACAGTGATTTTTCAAGTAAACATTATATTGATGGCGGTTGAATcgtctatttttatttttttatccgacaattataaataaaaggatataaatataatgtaagAACGAGAAGATAGATTCTTAAAAGGAGGGGAATTAAGAATAGAATTACGTGGGGGAGGGGCAtagattttgttttcaaatataaaaaaaaaaaaaaaagaatataaaggCTTTTGACCTAAAAAGGACATTTGGTAAAAAAGAATGTAGATAGATTTCCCTTAAGAAAGACACATGCAATGCACAAAAGATAGTAAGAATATTGTTCTAATTCCAACAACTTACCCACTATATACTATAAAACCCTAAAAACAACAAAAGCATCATTTGGGATTGTACATGTTGGAAATTGAGAGCAAAATTTGGAGCTACATTAGccctccatttttttctttttttcttaccAAAAGTCTTTTGTTCTCTTAGATGAGATATATGGTGGTTGGATAAGGGAAAAAttccaccttttttttttttcttctttgcttGTGGGTTAGccttctttttgttttccttttgtCTTAAAAATGGAACTTTACTCTGTCTAATTCAAACTTGGAAGAAAGCATCTTCAATTGTTAACCAATACACAATTTCACAACATGTACTTTATAAAAGATACAATTTCTATAAAACCACTCTTATTAAATACTAAACAACTTCTTCATAgactattttattttgtttaaactCTTTTGGTCAAATGTTTTATCAATTCATGTTTTGTCACTAGGTATTTTTGACAGAGAGACATTTTGATTTATAATGTTAAAAGGGTCGATTCTCTGTACAAATAGAagtatcattttttttcatttttaaaatcacttgaaaacataattttaattactcaaaattaatttaattgtcaattttacacttttaaatgcaattttcatatcatcaaaattagttttgaagaattaaacatgtttcatggtgattttgaaaatgataaaagtgatttcaaccattttaaaattacttccaaacataaaagtccacttaaattaagcaatccaaaacaaaataaattaaaaatgataaaacataaaaataaaaaaatttaaaaactcgaaacgtaattaaatctttattcttctcttctctctcactatttaaatcatgattcacacctCTTTCATCATCAACTTCATtgttcaatcttcatcttctacttcttttctATTGTCTACTCTAGTCACTCAACAATCACTTGACgttactagatttttttttttcaagttttcactctcttcttgaatctattctaatctaacttaaaatatgtattatagcaattaattagacattatatatatatatatatatatatttatttatttatatatttatttatcgTATCGTATCCGTATCATGTATTCGTATATGTGTCTGTACTTCTTAGATTTCTAGTCTTTGagattaaaatatattgaaattcGAAACCTAAAATCACTCCAACTTTAGATATGAAAAGTATATCTTATTCTAATAATTTtcattcatgaaaaaaaaaacactatataaacatatatttaaaatgtATTAAGGGAACTAATGGgcattgaa
The nucleotide sequence above comes from Benincasa hispida cultivar B227 chromosome 3, ASM972705v1, whole genome shotgun sequence. Encoded proteins:
- the LOC120074339 gene encoding receptor-like cytoplasmic kinase 176 — its product is MGVCWSDRSKSVNLHTGLTRFKSKRGDGEHSHISSSKVSSASIPVTPRSEDEILQCPNLKNFSFNELKTATRNFRPDSVVGEGGFGSVFKGWIDEHSLTPTKAGTGLVIAVKRLNRDGVQGHKEWLAEINYLGQLSHPNLVKLIGYCFEDDHRLLVYEFMQKGSAENHLFRRSSHFRPLSWNVRIKIALDAARGLAFLHNSDAKVIYRDFKTSNILLDANYDAKLSDFGLARDGPIGDQSHVSTKIMGTHGYAAPEYLATGHLTAKSDVYSFGVVFLELLSGRRAIDKNRPTGEHNLVDWAKPYLVNKHKIRRIMDNRLEGHYALGQAQRAANLAFLCLATDPKYRPSMNEVVTILEQLQKPSEVLRSEREGHNGHSNGATKNI